One region of Alosa alosa isolate M-15738 ecotype Scorff River chromosome 1, AALO_Geno_1.1, whole genome shotgun sequence genomic DNA includes:
- the rab8a gene encoding ras-related protein Rab-8A: MAKTYDYLFKLLLIGDSGVGKTCVLFRFSEDAFNSTFISTIGIDFKIRTIELDGKKIKLQIWDTAGQERFRTITTAYYRGAMGIMLVYDITNEKSFDNIKNWIRNIEEHASADVEKMILGNKCDINEKRQVSKDRGEKLALEYGIKFMETSAKANINVENAFLTLARDIKAKMDTKLEGNSPQGSNHGVKITTEQQQKKTSFFRCVLL; this comes from the exons ATGGCGAAGACCTACGATTATTTGTTCAAACTACTGTTAATCGGAGATTCCGGAGTCGGAAAAACATGCGTATTGTTCAGATTTTCAGAGGATGCATTCAACTCCACCTTTATCTCTACAATAG GTATTGATTTCAAGATTAGGACAATAGAACTAGATGGCAAGAAGATTAAGCTGCAGATATG GGACACGGCAGGTCAGGAGAGATTCAGAACGATCACGACAGCGTACTACAGAGGAGCCATG ggcATTATGTTGGTGTATGACATCACCAATGAAAAATCCTTTGACAACATAAAGAACTGGATAAGGAACATTGAAGAA CATGCATCGGCGGATGTTGAGAAGATGATTCTTGGCAACAAGTGTGACATCAATGAGAAACGACAGGTTTCCAAAGACAGAGGCGAGAAG CTGGCTCTGGAATATGGCATCAAGTTCATGGAGACAAGTGCAAAGGCCAATATAAATGTCGAAAAT GCATTTCTAACACTTGCCAGAGACATCAAAGCAAAAATGGACACGAAATTG GAGGGCAACAGTCCGCAGGGCAGCAACCACGGTGTGAAGATCACTACGGAGCAGCAGCAGAAAAAAACCAGCTTCTTCCGCTGTGTGCTCCTGTGA